One Streptomyces sp. R28 DNA window includes the following coding sequences:
- the eccCa gene encoding type VII secretion protein EccCa, which translates to MSQIVVKRPPRALPAEVPADPVQLQSPPELPRGQQEGALMQLLPMLGMGGSVVFFFMTPNPVMRIMGMVMIASTVGMGIAMLVRYRRGTQGQLADMRRDYLKYLAKTRRAVLRTARLQRDAQFYLHPAPEQLWALVAEGGRVWERRISDDDFGQVRIGLGSQQLATPLIAPETAPVDELEPLTAGAMKQFLTAHSTIESLPMAISLRSFYHLTISGDHENHVRATARALVASLASLHSPDDLVVAVAAGQDAAPHWEWTKWLPHVQTDGNDGAGSRRLITTSAQDLELLLKEQLEGRPRFQAGGQPLLEQPHIVVVLDQEALSPLSALAAAEGLQGVTIVEVVPDRLTGARGGLSVVVHPQSLRLESGDGLVYEGSPDRLSHEAAEALALQLAPLYMASGGDSDEPLLANLEFTDLLDLDDAESVDVGRTWRPRSRAERLRVPIGVGEDGTPVMLDLKEAAQDGMGPHGLCVGATGSGKSELLRTLVLGLAVTHSSETLNFVLADFKGGATFAGMAHLPHVAAVITNLADDLTLVDRMGDSIRGELNRRQELLRKAGNYANIHDYEKARSAGAALEPIPSLVLVIDEFSELLAAKPDFIDMFVQIGRIGRSLGVHLLLASQRLEEGRLRGLETYLSYRIGLRTFSEAESRAALGVPDAYHLPNVPGSGYLKYGTDEMARFKAAYVSGAHRPASARATAGDGQLPVDRRPVPFTAAPVPVQYAQSDSRAQVPDPRAGGDDPQADTVLDVIVRRLTGQGPAAHQVWLPPLDNPPSLDALLPGLAAEQGRGLTQPGYEGAGRLIVPLGVVDKPFEQRRDALYRDFSGAAGHMQIVGGPQSGKSTILRTIISAFALTHTPHEVQFYGLDFGGGGMSAIAGLPHVGGVASRLDPERVRRTVAEVYGIMTRREEYFRSAGIDSIATYRKLRARGDIPVADQPWGDVFLIIDGWGNFRTEYEALEAAVLDIAARGLGYGIHLVLTASRAMEVRANLKDLLMNRLELRLGDPMDSELDRKAAGNVPTGVPGRGVTPEALHFMAAVPRIDGIHSDDNLSEATAAMSRDVARHWTAPGAPAVRLLPRHLPFADLPTALAQSDRGVAFALDENNLEPVHVNFDQDPFFLVFGESESGKSNLLRLLIKQITDLHDGDSCKLFVIDNRRSLLDAAPASHLAEYVPMSNAMDHHVEALADLMRRRTPSPDVTADQLRARNWWSGPTIYVVVDDYDLVSTSSGNPLAPLTELLPFARDVGIRFIVARNTAGAGRSSYEPFMQRIKELGAQGVVLSGDPNEGDILGNVRPRTMPAGRGIFVSRKRGNLLVQTGLMGAEDQR; encoded by the coding sequence TTGAGCCAGATCGTCGTCAAACGGCCACCGAGGGCCTTGCCTGCCGAGGTGCCCGCCGATCCAGTGCAGTTGCAATCCCCGCCCGAGTTGCCCAGGGGGCAGCAGGAGGGCGCGCTGATGCAGCTGCTGCCCATGCTGGGGATGGGCGGTTCGGTCGTGTTTTTCTTCATGACGCCGAACCCGGTCATGCGCATCATGGGCATGGTAATGATCGCGTCGACGGTCGGAATGGGCATTGCCATGCTCGTCCGGTACCGGCGGGGCACCCAGGGACAGCTCGCCGATATGCGGCGGGACTACCTGAAGTACTTGGCCAAAACTCGCCGTGCGGTGCTTCGTACGGCGCGGCTGCAGCGGGACGCCCAGTTCTATCTGCATCCGGCGCCCGAGCAGTTGTGGGCTCTGGTCGCCGAAGGCGGCCGCGTGTGGGAGCGGCGGATCAGCGACGACGACTTCGGGCAGGTGCGGATCGGTCTGGGCAGTCAGCAGCTCGCCACCCCTCTGATCGCACCCGAGACCGCTCCGGTGGACGAGCTGGAGCCGCTCACCGCCGGGGCCATGAAGCAGTTCCTCACCGCGCACAGCACCATCGAGAGCCTGCCCATGGCGATCTCGCTGCGGTCCTTCTACCACCTCACCATCAGCGGGGACCACGAGAACCACGTCCGCGCGACGGCACGCGCCCTGGTGGCCTCCCTGGCCTCTCTGCATTCTCCCGACGACCTGGTCGTGGCCGTCGCTGCCGGGCAGGACGCGGCCCCGCACTGGGAGTGGACCAAGTGGCTGCCCCACGTCCAGACCGATGGGAACGACGGAGCGGGCAGCCGCCGTCTGATCACCACGAGTGCGCAGGATCTGGAGCTGCTACTCAAGGAACAGCTCGAAGGCCGCCCCCGGTTCCAGGCCGGCGGCCAGCCCCTCCTGGAACAGCCGCACATCGTCGTCGTACTCGACCAGGAGGCGCTGTCGCCCCTGTCAGCGCTGGCGGCGGCCGAAGGGCTGCAGGGTGTCACGATCGTCGAGGTCGTACCGGACCGGCTCACCGGGGCACGTGGCGGTCTCTCGGTCGTGGTGCATCCCCAGTCGCTCCGTCTGGAGTCCGGCGACGGTCTCGTCTATGAAGGGTCGCCAGACCGCCTGAGTCATGAGGCTGCCGAGGCACTCGCCCTCCAGCTCGCACCTCTATACATGGCGTCCGGCGGCGACTCCGACGAACCATTGCTGGCCAACCTGGAGTTCACCGATCTCCTCGACCTGGACGACGCGGAATCTGTGGACGTCGGCCGCACGTGGCGCCCGCGCTCTCGCGCCGAACGCCTGCGTGTCCCGATCGGGGTCGGCGAGGACGGCACCCCGGTCATGCTGGACCTGAAGGAAGCCGCGCAGGACGGCATGGGCCCGCACGGCCTGTGCGTCGGCGCCACCGGATCCGGCAAGTCGGAGCTCCTGCGCACTCTGGTGCTCGGCCTGGCGGTGACCCACTCCTCGGAGACGCTGAACTTCGTCCTTGCGGACTTCAAGGGCGGCGCCACCTTCGCCGGCATGGCGCACCTGCCGCACGTGGCCGCGGTGATCACCAACCTCGCGGACGACCTGACCCTCGTGGACCGCATGGGCGACTCGATCCGTGGCGAACTCAACCGCCGTCAGGAGCTGCTCCGCAAGGCGGGTAATTACGCCAACATCCATGACTATGAGAAGGCCCGCTCGGCCGGCGCCGCTCTGGAGCCCATTCCGTCGCTCGTCCTGGTCATCGACGAGTTCAGTGAACTTCTCGCCGCCAAGCCGGACTTCATCGACATGTTCGTCCAGATCGGCCGCATCGGCCGCTCCTTGGGCGTCCATCTGCTGCTCGCCTCGCAGCGCCTGGAAGAGGGCCGACTGCGCGGTCTGGAGACCTACCTGTCGTACCGCATCGGCCTGCGGACGTTCTCCGAGGCCGAGTCGCGCGCCGCACTCGGCGTCCCCGACGCCTACCACCTGCCGAACGTCCCCGGCTCGGGCTATCTGAAGTACGGCACCGACGAGATGGCCCGCTTCAAGGCCGCCTACGTCTCGGGGGCGCACCGTCCTGCCTCGGCCCGGGCCACCGCAGGGGACGGTCAGCTGCCGGTGGACCGCCGCCCCGTGCCCTTCACCGCGGCCCCCGTGCCGGTCCAGTACGCGCAGTCCGATTCCCGGGCCCAGGTGCCGGACCCGCGGGCGGGCGGGGACGACCCGCAGGCCGACACCGTGCTCGACGTCATCGTCCGCCGGCTGACCGGGCAGGGCCCGGCCGCGCACCAGGTATGGCTGCCCCCGCTGGACAATCCCCCGTCGCTGGACGCCCTCCTCCCTGGACTCGCTGCGGAGCAGGGCCGGGGCCTGACCCAGCCCGGCTACGAGGGCGCCGGCCGCCTCATCGTGCCGCTCGGTGTCGTCGACAAGCCCTTCGAGCAGCGGCGTGACGCGCTGTATCGGGACTTCTCCGGCGCCGCGGGCCACATGCAGATCGTCGGCGGTCCGCAGTCGGGCAAGTCGACCATCCTCCGGACGATCATCTCCGCCTTTGCGCTCACCCACACTCCCCACGAAGTCCAGTTCTACGGCCTGGACTTCGGCGGTGGCGGCATGTCGGCCATCGCCGGACTGCCGCACGTCGGCGGGGTCGCCTCACGCCTGGACCCTGAGCGGGTACGCCGCACGGTCGCCGAGGTCTACGGCATCATGACGCGCCGCGAGGAGTACTTCCGCAGCGCCGGCATCGACTCCATCGCCACCTACCGCAAGCTGCGGGCCCGCGGTGACATCCCGGTGGCCGACCAGCCCTGGGGCGATGTCTTCCTCATCATCGACGGCTGGGGGAACTTCCGCACGGAGTACGAGGCCCTGGAAGCGGCCGTCCTTGACATCGCCGCGCGCGGCCTGGGCTATGGCATCCACCTGGTCCTCACCGCGTCCCGCGCCATGGAGGTCCGCGCGAATTTGAAGGACCTGCTGATGAACCGCCTTGAGCTGCGGCTCGGCGACCCCATGGACTCCGAACTGGACCGCAAGGCAGCCGGAAACGTTCCGACCGGTGTGCCCGGCCGGGGCGTCACTCCGGAAGCACTGCACTTCATGGCGGCCGTTCCCCGCATCGACGGCATCCACTCCGACGACAACCTCTCCGAGGCGACCGCCGCCATGAGCCGGGACGTAGCCCGCCACTGGACAGCACCCGGCGCGCCGGCAGTCCGCCTCCTGCCACGCCACCTCCCCTTCGCAGACCTGCCCACAGCCCTCGCGCAGTCGGACCGGGGCGTGGCCTTCGCCCTCGACGAGAACAACCTCGAACCCGTCCACGTCAACTTCGACCAGGACCCCTTCTTCCTCGTCTTCGGCGAAAGCGAGTCCGGCAAGTCCAACCTCCTGCGCCTCCTCATCAAGCAGATCACCGATCTACACGACGGGGACTCCTGCAAACTCTTCGTCATCGACAACCGCCGCTCGCTCCTGGACGCGGCCCCGGCGTCCCACCTGGCCGAGTACGTGCCCATGTCCAACGCCATGGACCACCACGTGGAGGCCCTGGCCGACCTCATGCGGCGCCGCACGCCCTCGCCCGACGTCACCGCCGACCAGCTGCGGGCACGCAACTGGTGGAGCGGCCCGACGATCTACGTGGTCGTCGACGACTACGACCTGGTCTCGACGTCCAGCGGCAACCCCCTCGCCCCGCTCACGGAACTCCTCCCGTTCGCCCGCGATGTAGGGATCCGCTTCATCGTCGCCCGGAACACCGCAGGCGCCGGCCGGTCCTCGTACGAACCCTTCATGCAGCGGATCAAGGAACTGGGCGCCCAGGGCGTCGTCCTCTCCGGCGACCCGAATGAGGGCGACATCCTCGGCAACGTACGCCCGCGCACGATGCCAGCCGGGCGGGGGATCTTCGTCTCGCGGAAGCGAGGGAACCTGCTTGTGCAGACAGGGCTCATGGGAGCGGAAGATCAGCGCTGA
- a CDS encoding DUF1998 domain-containing protein: protein MLCPRSTYEKVIRNLTQRELLGVLANRNVLPKYGFPVDTVELRIPQEGGAVSGQLELTRDLSAAVHEYAPGAEIVAGGHLWASAGVYRLPDRELVSRHYAVCAACGRYREATEPVDPVCAACGTQSAAAQRRYVEPIYGFVAARGPQRRPGQTPPRRSWYGDVHMSTDTADLQEGATTFVSGHTTLWSAGTRGEMVVVSEGPAGAGYQVCDWCGWGRPHAQAGPLRGGHPHLLKDTQCTGPLRVVSLAHRYQTDFLQIHLDPLTALTATAARLRSGLYALLEGAAEHLEISRDDIDGTVHTGTDGMPSLLLFDTTPGGAGNAVSMGKQLEPVASAALVRVAACECGPESSCYACLRNFRNERFHELLSRREAIALLNALTGSAS from the coding sequence ATGTTGTGTCCTCGCTCCACGTACGAGAAGGTCATCCGCAACCTCACCCAGCGCGAACTCCTTGGAGTCCTCGCCAACCGCAACGTGCTGCCCAAGTACGGCTTCCCCGTGGACACCGTCGAACTGCGCATCCCCCAGGAGGGCGGCGCCGTCTCGGGGCAACTCGAACTCACCCGTGACCTGAGCGCCGCCGTCCACGAGTACGCCCCGGGGGCCGAAATCGTGGCGGGCGGCCACCTGTGGGCGTCTGCCGGTGTCTACCGGCTGCCGGACCGCGAACTGGTCAGCCGCCACTACGCCGTGTGCGCGGCCTGCGGCCGCTACCGGGAGGCCACCGAACCCGTGGACCCCGTCTGCGCCGCCTGCGGCACGCAGTCCGCGGCCGCGCAACGCCGGTACGTCGAGCCAATCTACGGTTTCGTCGCCGCGCGCGGACCACAGCGCCGCCCGGGGCAGACCCCGCCACGACGGTCCTGGTACGGCGACGTTCACATGTCCACCGACACCGCCGACCTCCAGGAAGGCGCGACTACCTTCGTCTCCGGCCACACCACGCTCTGGTCGGCGGGCACCCGGGGAGAGATGGTGGTCGTCTCCGAGGGACCGGCCGGCGCCGGCTACCAGGTCTGTGACTGGTGCGGCTGGGGTCGCCCGCACGCTCAGGCCGGGCCTCTGCGCGGCGGCCACCCGCACCTGCTGAAAGACACCCAGTGCACGGGCCCCCTCCGTGTCGTCTCCCTTGCTCACCGATACCAGACCGACTTCCTCCAGATCCATCTGGACCCGCTCACAGCCTTGACCGCCACCGCGGCCCGTCTGCGCTCCGGCCTGTACGCACTGCTCGAAGGAGCTGCCGAGCACCTGGAGATCAGCCGCGACGACATCGACGGCACGGTGCACACGGGCACCGACGGCATGCCGTCCCTGCTGCTCTTCGACACCACTCCGGGTGGCGCAGGCAACGCCGTGTCCATGGGCAAGCAGCTCGAACCAGTTGCCTCTGCCGCGCTTGTTCGGGTGGCAGCCTGCGAGTGCGGCCCGGAGAGCAGCTGCTACGCGTGTCTGCGTAACTTCCGCAACGAGCGCTTCCACGAGCTGCTGAGCCGCCGTGAGGCCATCGCGCTGCTCAATGCCCTAACTGGCAGCGCGAGCTGA
- a CDS encoding DUF3962 domain-containing protein has translation MYKNIHRSAYHLAEEGTPWTEDFRALPFPEHWRAGLLELHNHGRDEEKQQPTLPTRRLDGVLQTLAPDVIVRPRPRIPVEPGPQAPEDFWMYVPASAPDPLPGRSMQQLLDAWLRTLGPKDAPQDPRFRSLLLASSAELKQNLPEWQPVTGVELLTTPATRGGTAAPEPRQFQLATDALARRILTLDPFPFEGGELRFRALPRGPRDQGAELMSQPLCRTVKRKEWWFSVLLNISLHTTPFDPRPRLHLHWGVRRWATHPRTTTKRLNLPYREATTVYLRPTIPWLPGAPATERYALARLRRDRAADTFVWAENDTAGILRGLSLAGNFPDPEQLLTEPVSWIGEGRGVRAAVVHSTRMGKHEIGTGFMPNQRAQLTEWAEQALPETLIRVPDLTRGRGKGIGAPENRRPKPRTDEAKKAELLRETQARRVALAAQARIASHGPEQADLPVVEARLLWQSPEVRREAVEQFAKALGLDGDGGASAAHFTDREFDEATPGAPVILEWRTAEVTLRLRCLPLADGLGDRLVPDPGIKGKGAALAAAVVDRRRALRAWLRADGANPSRPELALVEVAHRSTFRPASTDPKFAIRLGCADAGLLTQFVVTPSTDRQIDNAESLDHRTYSSWLDGLRQLGVRVLPQHTLGDDLPNSLQYAAVWMVKRRKDGPTRLPKHLPVAVLVTPFPAGEGLAAVRGWDDTAGEWVPYPQFLLGLVKQAEIDPEAFTEPETPDDDARPDAPRVTAKQWRSNLAQQRKETAAFLQRVLPSLRGQPTALITHAQNSRLHWPWLQDGQTERDLIKTGHAPAGRLDDELRLVRVRGCDGRESAQWWGLAAPGKPHGQPAGFWVQDPQQQNGASSHERVFYSTTERPGTHAISPALDRLATRVNAAGNLTSQAGTSAWNPTLVEIAVLGCHEDDDPAAPVLEKPDDAEALALAMHQLRQAPDYAAALSLPLPLHLAGLAQAYVLPTLADSDRTSNEESDTPAGDQSMEDPDLADAAGLSTTPGDEAETAHG, from the coding sequence ATGTACAAGAACATCCACCGATCCGCGTACCACCTGGCCGAGGAGGGCACCCCCTGGACCGAGGACTTCCGCGCGCTCCCCTTCCCCGAACACTGGCGTGCCGGACTCCTCGAGCTACACAACCACGGGCGGGACGAGGAAAAGCAGCAGCCGACCCTGCCCACCCGCCGACTCGACGGCGTGCTCCAGACCCTCGCCCCCGACGTGATCGTCCGCCCCCGGCCGCGGATCCCCGTGGAACCGGGGCCGCAGGCCCCCGAGGACTTCTGGATGTATGTACCGGCCTCGGCGCCCGACCCCCTCCCGGGCCGTTCCATGCAGCAACTCCTCGACGCCTGGCTGCGTACCCTCGGTCCCAAGGACGCCCCACAGGATCCCCGGTTCCGCTCGCTGTTGCTCGCGAGCAGCGCCGAGCTGAAGCAGAACCTGCCCGAGTGGCAGCCGGTCACCGGCGTCGAACTCCTCACAACCCCGGCCACCCGGGGCGGCACCGCCGCCCCGGAACCGCGCCAGTTCCAACTCGCCACCGACGCCCTGGCACGCCGCATCCTGACCCTCGACCCCTTCCCGTTCGAGGGCGGAGAGCTGCGGTTCCGGGCCCTGCCCCGCGGACCTCGCGACCAGGGCGCGGAACTCATGTCGCAGCCTCTGTGCCGGACGGTCAAACGCAAGGAGTGGTGGTTCTCCGTCCTCCTGAACATCTCCCTGCACACCACGCCGTTCGACCCCAGGCCGCGCCTCCACTTGCACTGGGGTGTACGCCGCTGGGCGACCCACCCTCGGACCACCACCAAACGCCTCAACCTGCCCTACCGGGAGGCCACTACCGTCTACCTGCGACCCACCATCCCCTGGCTGCCCGGCGCACCGGCCACCGAACGCTACGCACTCGCCCGCCTGCGCCGCGACCGGGCCGCCGACACCTTCGTCTGGGCGGAGAACGACACCGCCGGCATCCTGCGCGGACTCAGCCTCGCCGGCAACTTCCCAGACCCCGAACAACTCCTCACCGAACCGGTCTCCTGGATCGGCGAGGGACGCGGCGTCCGCGCCGCCGTGGTCCACAGCACCAGGATGGGCAAGCACGAGATCGGCACCGGCTTCATGCCCAACCAGCGGGCCCAGCTCACCGAATGGGCCGAGCAGGCCCTCCCTGAAACACTGATCCGGGTACCCGACCTCACACGCGGACGCGGCAAGGGCATCGGCGCCCCGGAGAACCGGCGGCCTAAGCCCAGGACCGACGAGGCCAAGAAAGCCGAGCTGCTGCGCGAGACCCAGGCACGGCGCGTGGCACTCGCGGCGCAGGCCCGGATCGCCTCCCACGGTCCAGAACAGGCCGACCTGCCCGTGGTGGAGGCCCGGCTGCTGTGGCAGTCGCCCGAGGTACGCAGAGAGGCAGTGGAACAGTTCGCCAAGGCCCTGGGCCTCGACGGCGACGGCGGCGCCAGTGCTGCCCACTTCACGGACCGGGAGTTCGACGAAGCCACACCCGGAGCACCAGTCATCCTCGAATGGCGGACGGCGGAGGTCACACTCCGGCTGCGCTGCCTGCCCCTCGCCGACGGACTGGGCGACCGGCTCGTACCCGACCCGGGTATCAAGGGCAAAGGCGCAGCGCTCGCGGCTGCCGTCGTCGATCGGCGCCGCGCCCTGCGCGCCTGGCTCCGCGCGGACGGCGCGAATCCCTCCCGCCCCGAACTCGCCTTGGTGGAAGTCGCACACCGCAGCACGTTCCGCCCGGCGTCGACGGACCCCAAGTTCGCCATCCGCCTCGGGTGCGCCGACGCGGGCCTGCTGACGCAGTTCGTCGTCACACCGTCCACCGACCGGCAGATCGACAATGCGGAAAGCCTCGACCACCGCACGTACAGCTCGTGGCTCGATGGACTGCGCCAGCTGGGCGTCCGCGTCTTGCCCCAGCACACCCTCGGTGACGATCTTCCGAACTCGCTGCAATACGCAGCGGTGTGGATGGTGAAACGTCGCAAGGACGGCCCGACCCGGTTGCCCAAGCACCTACCTGTGGCCGTCCTCGTCACCCCTTTCCCGGCCGGGGAAGGCCTTGCAGCCGTACGCGGCTGGGATGACACCGCAGGGGAATGGGTGCCCTACCCGCAGTTCCTCCTCGGTCTGGTGAAACAGGCGGAGATCGACCCCGAAGCGTTTACGGAACCAGAGACTCCAGACGATGACGCACGTCCCGATGCACCGCGAGTCACCGCCAAGCAGTGGCGCAGTAACCTCGCCCAACAGCGCAAGGAGACGGCAGCATTCCTCCAACGCGTGCTGCCCTCCCTCCGAGGACAGCCCACCGCACTGATCACCCATGCTCAGAACAGCCGACTGCACTGGCCATGGCTCCAGGACGGCCAGACCGAACGCGACCTGATCAAGACCGGCCACGCCCCGGCAGGCCGACTCGACGACGAACTCCGCCTCGTACGCGTGCGCGGGTGCGACGGCCGCGAGAGCGCCCAGTGGTGGGGCTTGGCCGCTCCGGGCAAGCCCCACGGACAGCCAGCCGGGTTCTGGGTGCAGGATCCCCAGCAGCAGAATGGAGCATCGTCGCACGAGCGGGTCTTCTACAGCACCACCGAACGCCCCGGAACCCATGCGATCTCCCCCGCACTCGACCGCCTTGCCACCCGGGTCAACGCAGCAGGCAACCTCACCTCGCAGGCGGGCACCAGCGCCTGGAACCCGACCCTGGTGGAGATCGCGGTATTGGGCTGCCACGAGGATGACGACCCAGCTGCGCCCGTACTGGAAAAGCCCGACGACGCCGAGGCGCTGGCCCTCGCCATGCACCAGCTCCGCCAGGCCCCGGACTACGCCGCTGCCCTGTCTCTCCCGCTCCCACTCCACCTGGCGGGACTGGCCCAGGCATATGTCCTCCCGACGCTCGCCGACAGTGACCGGACATCGAACGAGGAGTCGGACACACCCGCTGGAGACCAGAGCATGGAGGACCCAGACCTCGCCGACGCGGCCGGACTGTCCACGACGCCGGGCGACGAGGCCGAGACGGCCCACGGCTGA